Proteins from one Esox lucius isolate fEsoLuc1 chromosome 19, fEsoLuc1.pri, whole genome shotgun sequence genomic window:
- the mob2a gene encoding MOB kinase activator 2a isoform X4, translating into MRFKRNGSYTLNRKSKTKPNGKKPPAEEKKQYLEAEFTKVRVVDFDLKELVVLPREIDLNEWLASNTTTFFNLINLQYSTISEFCTGDTCQAMTACNTIYYWYDERGKKTKCTAPQYVDFVMSLVQKLVTDEDIFPTKYGKEFPNSFESLVKKICRYLFHVLAHLYWAHFKETVALDLQGHLNTLYAHFIVFVREFNLVDPKETCIMDDLSEILCAPAPPAPAAPSSPAPSPSSHNHVTER; encoded by the exons GAAGTCTAAGACGAAGCCTAATGGCAAGAAGCCGCCAGCGGAAGAGAAGAAGCAGTATCTGGAGGCGGAGTTTACGAAAGTACGCGTGGTCGACTTCGACCTCAAAGAGCTGGTGGTGCTGCCCAGAGAGATTGACCTCAACGAATGGCTCGCCAGCAACA CGACAACCTTCTTCAATCTCATAAACCTGCAGTACAGCACCATCTCAGAGTTCTGCACCGGGGACACCTGTCAAGCCATGACGGCCTGCAACAC GATATACTACTGGTATGATGAGAGGGGGAAGAAGACAAAGTGCACGGCCCCGCAGTACGTCGACTTCGTCATGAGCCTGGTGCAGAAGCTGGTCACAGACGAGGACATATTCCCTACAAAATATG GTAAAGAGTTCCCCAACTCGTTTGAGTCGTTGGTGAAGAAGATCTGTCGGTACCTGTTCCACGTGCTGGCTCACCTGTACTGGGCCCACTTTAAGGAGACGGTGGCACTGGACCTGCAGGGACACCTGAACACTCTGTACGCACATTTCATTGTCTTCGTGAGGGAATTCAACCTGGTCGACCCCAAGGAGACCTGTATCATGGACGATCTGTCCGAAATCCTCTGTGCCCCGGCGCCCCCCGCCCCCGccgccccctcctcccccgccccctccccctcctcacaCAACCACGTGACGGAGAGATGA
- the mob2a gene encoding MOB kinase activator 2a isoform X2: MRGRLQQPLVDLLLSSIQIMDWLMGKSKTKPNGKKPPAEEKKQYLEAEFTKVRVVDFDLKELVVLPREIDLNEWLASNTTTFFNLINLQYSTISEFCTGDTCQAMTACNTIYYWYDERGKKTKCTAPQYVDFVMSLVQKLVTDEDIFPTKYGKEFPNSFESLVKKICRYLFHVLAHLYWAHFKETVALDLQGHLNTLYAHFIVFVREFNLVDPKETCIMDDLSEILCAPAPPAPAAPSSPAPSPSSHNHVTER; the protein is encoded by the exons GAAGTCTAAGACGAAGCCTAATGGCAAGAAGCCGCCAGCGGAAGAGAAGAAGCAGTATCTGGAGGCGGAGTTTACGAAAGTACGCGTGGTCGACTTCGACCTCAAAGAGCTGGTGGTGCTGCCCAGAGAGATTGACCTCAACGAATGGCTCGCCAGCAACA CGACAACCTTCTTCAATCTCATAAACCTGCAGTACAGCACCATCTCAGAGTTCTGCACCGGGGACACCTGTCAAGCCATGACGGCCTGCAACAC GATATACTACTGGTATGATGAGAGGGGGAAGAAGACAAAGTGCACGGCCCCGCAGTACGTCGACTTCGTCATGAGCCTGGTGCAGAAGCTGGTCACAGACGAGGACATATTCCCTACAAAATATG GTAAAGAGTTCCCCAACTCGTTTGAGTCGTTGGTGAAGAAGATCTGTCGGTACCTGTTCCACGTGCTGGCTCACCTGTACTGGGCCCACTTTAAGGAGACGGTGGCACTGGACCTGCAGGGACACCTGAACACTCTGTACGCACATTTCATTGTCTTCGTGAGGGAATTCAACCTGGTCGACCCCAAGGAGACCTGTATCATGGACGATCTGTCCGAAATCCTCTGTGCCCCGGCGCCCCCCGCCCCCGccgccccctcctcccccgccccctccccctcctcacaCAACCACGTGACGGAGAGATGA
- the kcnj11 gene encoding ATP-sensitive inward rectifier potassium channel 11 → MLSRKGLIPDDYLLTRLAEDVQQPKFTTKARKARFVAKNGTCNVAHTNIREQGRFLQDVFTTLVDLKWLHTLIIFTMSFLCSWLLFAMAWWLIAFAHGDLDEKGDDFVPCVTDINSFSSAFLFSIEVQVTIGFGGRMVTEECLSAIVVLIIQNIVGLLINAIMLGCIFMKTAQANRRAETLIFSKHAVISIRNNKLCFMIRLGDLRKSMIISATVRMQVAMRSTTPEGEVIPLDQIDIHMDNPVGTNGIFLVAPLIICHVINKDSPLYDLSPGDLQNNDIEVIVVLEGVVETTGITTQARTSYLSEEILWGQRFVPTISVEEGTYAVDYSKFGNTVRVPTPSCSAKKLDENGGTAWLKLHDQATPRPSVRKRRLSMRMRQHTISPLA, encoded by the coding sequence ATGTTGTCCCGAAAAGGACTGATCCCGGACGACTACTTGCTGACACGACTGGCTGAGGATGTCCAGCAGCCTAAATTCACGACAAAAGCGCGGAAGGCACGGTTTGTTGCCAAAAATGGAACCTGTAATGTGGCCCACACGAACATTCGCGAACAGGGACGGTTTCTACAGGATGTTTTCACCACTTTAGTTGATCTAAAATGGCTCCACACACTTATTATTTTCACCATGTCGTTTCTATGCAGCTGGCTGCTGTTTGCGATGGCTTGGTGGCTAATTGCTTTTGCGCACGGTGACCTGGATGAAAAAGGTGATGACTTTGTTCCGTGCGTAACGGACATAAACTCATTTTCCTCTGCGTTCCTTTTCTCAATAGAGGTGCAAGTTACCATCGGGTTCGGCGGACGCATGGTCACAGAGGAATGCTTGTCAGCAATAGTAGTCCTTATCATTCAGAACATAGTGGGCTTGCTGATTAACGCCATCATGCTAGGGTGTATCTTTATGAAGACCGCTCAAGCGAACCGGCGCGCCGAGACCCTGATCTTCAGCAAGCACGCAGTCATATCCATCCGAAATAACAAGCTCTGCTTCATGATCCGTTTAGGGGACCTGAGGAAGAGCATGATCATTAGCGCCACCGTGCGGATGCAGGTGGCAATGCGCAGCACCACTCCTGAGGGCGAGGTGATTCCCTTGGACCAGATCGACATTCACATGGACAACCCAGTGGGGACCAACGGTATTTTCCTGGTGGCCCCTCTTATCATTTGTCACGTTATCAACAAAGACAGCCCCCTATACGACCTGTCGCCAGGGGACTTGCAGAATAATGACATTGAGGTGATAGTGGTGCTGGAGGGAGTGGTGGAAACAACCGGGATAACAACCCAAGCCCGGACGTCTTACCTCTCCGAGGAAATACTGTGGGGGCAGCGCTTTGTGCCTACCATCTCCGTGGAGGAAGGCACGTACGCGGTGGACTATTCTAAATTCGGTAACACGGTTCGAGTACCGACCCCCAGCTGCAGTGCCAAGAAGCTGGATGAGAATGGAGGCACTGCCTGGTTAAAACTGCACGACCAGGCCACCCCGCGGCCATCCGTGAGAAAGCGACGACTCTCTATGCGAATGAGGCAGCACACCATCAGCCCATTAGCCTAA
- the mob2a gene encoding MOB kinase activator 2a isoform X1, whose protein sequence is MVGDYCPISGDNTDMHSQRNSKSGLSCKMVLQAVGKVLRKSKTKPNGKKPPAEEKKQYLEAEFTKVRVVDFDLKELVVLPREIDLNEWLASNTTTFFNLINLQYSTISEFCTGDTCQAMTACNTIYYWYDERGKKTKCTAPQYVDFVMSLVQKLVTDEDIFPTKYGKEFPNSFESLVKKICRYLFHVLAHLYWAHFKETVALDLQGHLNTLYAHFIVFVREFNLVDPKETCIMDDLSEILCAPAPPAPAAPSSPAPSPSSHNHVTER, encoded by the exons ATGGTCGGAGATTACTGTCCTATTTCAGGCGACAATACGGATATGCACTCACAAAGGAACTCAAAAAGCGGATTAAGCTGTAAAATGGTCCTTCAGGCGGTGGGCAAAGTATTAAG GAAGTCTAAGACGAAGCCTAATGGCAAGAAGCCGCCAGCGGAAGAGAAGAAGCAGTATCTGGAGGCGGAGTTTACGAAAGTACGCGTGGTCGACTTCGACCTCAAAGAGCTGGTGGTGCTGCCCAGAGAGATTGACCTCAACGAATGGCTCGCCAGCAACA CGACAACCTTCTTCAATCTCATAAACCTGCAGTACAGCACCATCTCAGAGTTCTGCACCGGGGACACCTGTCAAGCCATGACGGCCTGCAACAC GATATACTACTGGTATGATGAGAGGGGGAAGAAGACAAAGTGCACGGCCCCGCAGTACGTCGACTTCGTCATGAGCCTGGTGCAGAAGCTGGTCACAGACGAGGACATATTCCCTACAAAATATG GTAAAGAGTTCCCCAACTCGTTTGAGTCGTTGGTGAAGAAGATCTGTCGGTACCTGTTCCACGTGCTGGCTCACCTGTACTGGGCCCACTTTAAGGAGACGGTGGCACTGGACCTGCAGGGACACCTGAACACTCTGTACGCACATTTCATTGTCTTCGTGAGGGAATTCAACCTGGTCGACCCCAAGGAGACCTGTATCATGGACGATCTGTCCGAAATCCTCTGTGCCCCGGCGCCCCCCGCCCCCGccgccccctcctcccccgccccctccccctcctcacaCAACCACGTGACGGAGAGATGA
- the mob2a gene encoding MOB kinase activator 2a isoform X3, whose translation MGVLVCCDCFFYRKSKTKPNGKKPPAEEKKQYLEAEFTKVRVVDFDLKELVVLPREIDLNEWLASNTTTFFNLINLQYSTISEFCTGDTCQAMTACNTIYYWYDERGKKTKCTAPQYVDFVMSLVQKLVTDEDIFPTKYGKEFPNSFESLVKKICRYLFHVLAHLYWAHFKETVALDLQGHLNTLYAHFIVFVREFNLVDPKETCIMDDLSEILCAPAPPAPAAPSSPAPSPSSHNHVTER comes from the exons GAAGTCTAAGACGAAGCCTAATGGCAAGAAGCCGCCAGCGGAAGAGAAGAAGCAGTATCTGGAGGCGGAGTTTACGAAAGTACGCGTGGTCGACTTCGACCTCAAAGAGCTGGTGGTGCTGCCCAGAGAGATTGACCTCAACGAATGGCTCGCCAGCAACA CGACAACCTTCTTCAATCTCATAAACCTGCAGTACAGCACCATCTCAGAGTTCTGCACCGGGGACACCTGTCAAGCCATGACGGCCTGCAACAC GATATACTACTGGTATGATGAGAGGGGGAAGAAGACAAAGTGCACGGCCCCGCAGTACGTCGACTTCGTCATGAGCCTGGTGCAGAAGCTGGTCACAGACGAGGACATATTCCCTACAAAATATG GTAAAGAGTTCCCCAACTCGTTTGAGTCGTTGGTGAAGAAGATCTGTCGGTACCTGTTCCACGTGCTGGCTCACCTGTACTGGGCCCACTTTAAGGAGACGGTGGCACTGGACCTGCAGGGACACCTGAACACTCTGTACGCACATTTCATTGTCTTCGTGAGGGAATTCAACCTGGTCGACCCCAAGGAGACCTGTATCATGGACGATCTGTCCGAAATCCTCTGTGCCCCGGCGCCCCCCGCCCCCGccgccccctcctcccccgccccctccccctcctcacaCAACCACGTGACGGAGAGATGA